From a single Brassica napus cultivar Da-Ae chromosome C9, Da-Ae, whole genome shotgun sequence genomic region:
- the LOC106418071 gene encoding 14 kDa proline-rich protein DC2.15 yields the protein MAYSKIALLLVLNVIFFTLVSSTSAPCTPPPSKSHNKKPPPSFPRKPTCKDALKLKVCANVLNLVKVSLPQKTECCALIKGLVNIDAGVCLCTALKANVFGINLRVPISLSVLFNQCGTKVPSGFQCA from the coding sequence ATGGCTTACTCTAAAATTGCTCTTCTCCTTGTTTTGAATGTCATCTTCTTCACTTTGGTCAGCTCTACATCGGCCCCTTGTACACCACCACCGTCCAAAAGCCACAACAAGAAACCTCCACCGTCGTTTCCCCGCAAACCCACTTGTAAAGATGCTCTTAAACTCAAGGTATGTGCCAACGTATTGAATTTGGTTAAGGTTTCTCTACCACAAAAGACCGAATGTTGCGCCCTTATCAAAGGTCTAGTTAATATCGATGCCGGGGTCTGTCTCTGCACCGCTTTGAAGGCTAATGTTTTTGGCATTAATCTTCGTGTTCCTATTTCACTGAGTGTTCTCTTTAACCAGTGTGGTACGAAGGTTCCATCTGGTTTCCAATGTGCTTAG
- the LOC125592545 gene encoding secreted RxLR effector protein 161-like yields MKNIGCLRYLLHTRPDLSFSVGVLSRYMQNPRDSHGVGMKQVLRYLQGSLAYGLVFESSKMKIPKLVGYSDSSYNVDPDDGKSTTGHIFYIDNSPISWCSQKQEVVALSSCEAEFMAGTEAARQAIWLRDLLSEITGQQSEKVVIRIDNQSAIALTKNPVFHGRSKHIHRRYHFIRECVENGQIEVEYVHGDKQKADILTKALGRIRFREMRDYIGMKENFKLKGENVG; encoded by the coding sequence ATGAAGAATATAGGCTGCTTACGATACCTCTTGCACACGAGGCCGGATCTTTCTTTCAGCGTTGGGGTGCTTAGTCGGTACATGCAAAATCCAAGAGATTCACACGGAGTAGGTATGAAGCAAGTGTTACGGTACCTGCAAGGAAGCCTAGCGTATGGACTGGTGTTTGAAAGCTCTAAGATGAAGATTCCGAAACTTGTTGGATATAGTGACAGCAGTTACAATGTTGATCCAGACGATGGAAAGAGCACGACCGGTCACATATTCTACATTGACAATAGCCCCATCTCGTGGTGTTCACAGAAGCAAGAAGTTGTGGCCTTGTCAAGTTGTGAGGCAGAATTCATGGCTGGAACTGAGGCTGCACGACAGGCTATATGGCTGCGAGATTTGTTGAGTGAGATAACTGGTCAGCAAAGTGAGAAGGTGGTTATACGGATCGACAATCAATCCGCTATTGCCTTAACAAAGAATCCAGTATTTCATGGGAGAAGTAAGCATATACATAGGAGGTATCATTTTATTCGAGAATGCGTTGAGAACGGTCAGATTGAAGTAGAGTACGTTCACGGGGACAAACAGAAAGCTGATATCTTGACGAAGGCCCTAGGAAGAATCAGATTCAGGGAAATGAGAGACTACATTGGAATGAAGGAGAACTTCAAGCTTaaaggggagaatgttggataa